Genomic DNA from Oryza sativa Japonica Group chromosome 5, ASM3414082v1:
CATCTCCCTATCTACACTGTTCTTCTCTTTCAACTAATAGTACATGCAAAGACAACACAGCTAAAGTTCTTTTTCAACTAGGCACTAGTAGTTTTCAAGCCCTGCAGTTGCTTTAAAGTATCGTTTCTCCTTGCCTCTTTTTAACTATCTTTATAACTAACTCccctgctatatatatatatatccaagctaCCGCTCATTGGATTACACCTCTTCTCGCAATCCAAATAGTTTCTTAATGCCTAAGGCCTGGATCCTGTAAGTGATTTGCTTACCCTCATCCTACATATCCTTTTTAGCTCTCATCCTTATCTGCCTTCCTCTAACCTCAGAGGCTCACACCCTCAGTGCTTGCCTTTACATTCCTGAAAAGTTCAGTTTTTATCTGTTCGTCCATATATTGCATATGGCTATTGACTACCACAGGTGTTGAATGCTGTGCTCTACTGCTTGGTCCAGGGAGTTGCAACCTGCAGCTGCTGCTTACTTTGGTGAGTTGGAGAAGGCCCTTATCCATGGCACCAGTGCTGGTGCTGGTGTCGATCATGGCATGATCCAAAGTGACGCGTACACAGAGTGTAAGACTGCCTTTTCTCTACACCTcttatctttctctttctccaaACCTTAACCACCTACAGAAaggttctttcttttcttcgctCCCAACAGCACCACATATAGATAGGCACAGCTTGTCTTGCCTTTTTCCTTGCCATACACAGTCATGAACACTGGTTACATACATGTAACTAGGAGGCAGCATAAATGGTGTGATCCCACAACTCCCCTACATCTTGCTTCTGTCTTCTTTCTTTGTCTACATTtttgcaacctcttgaggaaaagAGAGCGATTGACAAGGCCTTTAATTCCATTTGTATGTATGCAGCAGCAGGATATCTTGCAGCTAGGCCCCCCACACTGGAAATCTTCCCTTCATGGCCAATGAGTCATCTACAGGAGCCATACAGTGTAAGCACTGCTTCTCTTGATCAGTAACAGTCTCCTACAGTTTCTTACTGACTGCAACAGAAAAAAAGTGTTCTTGCTTAATTAGCTGCTCACTGTCTGCTCCTCTTGTTTCTTTGATTAATTGCTTTATAGCAGAACTCGCAGTCAGTAGGGAGCACCACTGACTCTAGCTCAGCTCAGAACACAATGTCACAGGCCGAGTTGGTGTCCCCAGCGAGCATGAGGTCCGACTCTGGGCAGGAACAGCAACAACAGGAGGTATTGATGGTGACCATTGATGATTACAACTACAAACAAGGACTTGGAGCAGCAATAGCTACTGCACCAAGCTTTCAGCAACATGCAGGAGGCCTAGACATGGTAACAGTGACATTCTGATACTTTGTCAATCTTGTCGTCTTCGTGTATTGAACCAATGCAAACTGGAGCTCTTGTTTGTTTCCTTTGGATTCGGCTACCACGATTTGATTGTAGAAGCTTTAATTTGGCTTCAGCCTTTTTAGCTCATGAATAGAGCATTCATGTTGTTCTTAAAAGGAACATAGTATTACAATTAGAGAGTAGGCAATAGCATATGTTAAGCATGGTCCATGGCAAACCCCCAATGATGATGATCCAGGCGGTCCTAATGGTTCGGTGGATCCTCTCTCTTGGCCATGATGGATGTAAGCGGTATGATTTTATCCATGAGCTGCAACTTTTGGAAAGAGAAAACGAAGCAAATCAACATAGCTCATGCATCAATATTTTAGAAATGGTTACTCTTGTTATACTACTAGAAGGAAGAAACAGGTAAACAGTTGTGAAAAGGTAGTATAGTAAAACTGAACAGGAGTTTTAGCTCCAATATAGTATGTCGGAAAAGGTTTCTCACTGTATATCTAGCATTTCACACTGTTCTAACTACCCTTGGTGTGCTTGGTGCAGAGGAAGCATGGATCCACTAGAAAAGACGGAAAACTGTTAGATGCCAAGGTGTGATTGTATTTGGTGTCAGAGTTATGCCTTGTTTGGCCCTGCATTTGTACCATAATCTAACCTGTACAGTTCCATACCCTCAGACTGAAAGGCGATTGGCTCAGAACAGAGAAGCTGCAAGAAAGAGCAGGCTGAGGAAAAAGGTTTGAAACAAAATCATAGCaaagttaagttttttttataaggaAAAAGAAACTATGTTTGACAAAGAATTTACACATATGTTGCAGGCTTATGTGCAGCAACTTGAGACTAGCCGCATAAGGCTTCAGCAAATCGAGCAAGAGCTTCAGAGAGCACGCTCACAGGTTCCAACTCTCCGGAAGCCTCACAAGATTGCAACGTCTAATAATACTATACTTACAAAAGGTTAGCTTATGGTCTTATGCTATGAAACTCCAATTATTGCAGGGCTTGTTTCCTGGAGGATGCAGTGCACCTGGAGATATGAGCTCGGGTAACCACATCTCATCCGTACACTAGCAATTACCAGCTTCACGACGTTAAAACAGATTTTGGTTGAACAACTCGGGTTTGCGTTTTTCACCTTTGCAGGTGCTGTAATGTTTGACATGGATTACACCCGATGGATAGACGACGACAGCAAATGCATGGCAGAGCTCCAGGGCGCGCTACAGGCCCAGCTCCCCGACGGAAACCTTGGTGCCATTGTGGAAGAATGCATGCGCCACTACGACGAGCTCTTCCACCTTAGGGCCGTGCTCGCCAGCTCCGACGTGTTCCACCTGATGACTGGCATGTGGGCGGCGCCGGCCGAGCGGTGCTTCCTCTGGATGGCCGGTTTCCGGCCATCAGAAATTCTCAAAGTAGACAcacaacataattttttttttcagtaagACACGCACGATTATTAAGGCATGCTAAATtcttggccttttttttttttgtctatgaTTTGCCTTTTTCACCAGATGCTGATACCTCAGCTCGATCCACTGACGGAGCAGCAGCTGATGGGGATGTGCAGCCTGCAGCAGTCGTCGGAGCAGACCGAGGAGGCGCTCGCGCAGGGGCTTCACCAGCTGCACCAGTCACTGGCCGACGCGGTGGGCGGCGGTCCTCTCAACGACGGCGCAGATGTTGCCAACTACACCGGCCTCATGGCCCTAGCACTTGGCAGGCTTGAGAACCTCGAGAGCTTTTATCGTCAGGTCAGTATTTCCTCTTCTTCCTAGTCCGTACATCCTTGCTGTCACCATCGTTGCTTGCAGGATGATTAACCATTTTCTGAAATACACAGAAAATTTACTGCTTTCAATGTGCGGAGCGATAATCAGTAAGATAAAACTGTACTATCCAAAGCTTAAAATTATTAAGGAAGtacaaatatattaatatgttcctctttttttttaaaaaaaatgtagttcTATCTCTTCTATTTTACTAGAAATATGTATGGTGCTAATTGTTTGGTGTTAAATCTTATCACGTAAAACAAATGTCTCCCGTATGCATAAACACATATCACTTTCTAATATAAAGCCAAAGTAGGTATTATTGGTCACCTTGGCTTGTAGAAATTATTCTGTGGGCTATACTCCTTTTTCTGGTCATATTTCTTGTTTAAAACATAGCCAGATACACAAACATATGTATGAAAAGTTGTATTATGGATGCCTATCTGTTCAATTCATCAGTCGTAGTAAAGGAAAGAAAAGGACACAATGCCTGAACTTCAGCACTTGGAGATGACTCAGAGGTTCCTTCAATTAAACTAGTATGAACCTGCGTCATCAAAGGAGTATTAAATAGGCAGTTCTGTCTTTCTATTTGTTCTGTTCTCTGTcctttaaaaattcgaataaaAGGTGATTAGGACCTCCAATTGCCCCCACTTATTTTCTGATTCCCCTCTTCAGATATGTACGAAATAATATCTAATTTTACAATATGCAACATTGTATTGAGCCTCTTATTATCATGCTACCATTGCCATATCCACATATGTAAACTGATCTAATATCTCTTTCTCCCCCATATGCCATTTGCAAGCGAAGGCTGATAATCTGAGGCAGGAAACGTTGCACCACATGCGGCGAATTCTCACAACCAGACAGACAGCTCGGTGTTTTCTTTCCATTGGAGAGTATAATCGCCGTCTCCGTGCTCTCAGCTCCCTCTGGGCTTCACGTCCTCGCGAGTAAGTAAACAGTTTCTCTTTATTCGCCCGACAGAACACCCATGAGTCATGCCTCAtttcatccttttcttttttgcatcGCATCTGATCTGGTTTGCTGCATTTTTCATCCCGCAGAAACTTCATTGCGACAGAGAATGTCAGCCCTACAGGAACTGAATTTCAGGTTATTCAGCAATCTCAGCAAAATCAATTCTCCGGTTTCTGAGACCTCTTCTCCAGGAGGGTACAAATTCTGCATTTCTGCCAGTAgcaaggtggagagagagagagagagagagagagagcgaatGTAATGTTCTATCATTATGATATTGAGAAAGGAACAtcactaggaaaaaaaaagatggcagAAAGTTGGAAACTGGGGCGGCTCGATCACTTGCTATGTTCCAATGGCTCTTGAATTGAATGAAGGGTTAGCTCTaagcaaaaaaggaaaaaaaaagtttggtgCAAAGCAAAAGAGACTATGAACACAAAAGCTAGGAGCCAATGAGACCACCTAAATTGTGTGCATATGTTCTTTTCTGGCAATTGGATTTGGGAAATGAATTAGGCAGTGAAATTAATCATCTAAGGCCCAGTGTTGTGTTACTCCAGCCCAAGCCCAAGTCCTTATGGATTGGGCCGCCGGATCTACCTAGGACTTGAGGTATTGGGCCTCAACGACGGCCCTGCCGGAGTGGTGGTctccggccgtcgccgtcggctctTGTCGTGTCTGATCCGTTTGAGGTAGATAGATTTTAGCTGGCCTGCCGCCTTCTCGCCTACCAAAGTCTGGTCTCTCTGAATTAACTACTCGATCGCTATAGCAACTAGTCCAACCAGTGACACCACGCATCGACCGGGCCGGACCTTCACACGCCAGTACGCCACACATCAGCACATGCatcaatgcatgcatgtatcgCGCATGCGCTGTGGACTCGAGTTTGCCATTGGGTCGTTTAAAAAGTTCCAGCTTGTCCTAAAAATTTTCGGTTACAAGAAGCTACCTCAAATAATCTAGATTTTCACTTATAAATACTAAGACTGCGTTCGTATGAAGGAGATGGGAACCAATACCTCAAATAGTCtatattttcacttaaatactaaggctgcgttcgtaCGAAGGAGATGGGAACCAATCTCCGACGCatgaaaaacggagcggtcctttcagcgcatgattaattaagcattagcttttttttcaaaaatgaatcaatatgatttttttaaacaactttcgtatagaaactttttgcaaaaaaacacaccatttagcggtttgaaaagcgtgcgcgcggaacaCGAGGGAGAGGAGTTGGGAACATGTGGTgtcgaacacaccctaagaagTTATAGTTGtagaatatagaaaatgaatTAGAAACCAGAACCTTCACCAGCTAGCTTTTTATCAGCTGCTTCTTGAAAACGTAAGCTCCTTCACACATAGCCATTGGCTTGCTCGTTCGGTCGGTCGACGATGTATATATCGCCGGTCTCAGCTGCAGCCTTCCTGAGTTGCCATATTATTTGTTCCGTTGAGTTGGACGTCCAGGCATGTAGTAAAACTTGTAGCTACTCGATCCTGACGGTACTGCGACCTCCACTACGAGAGGTGACTAGGAGAGGCCCGTGGTTCCATGTGTAGCTCACCAAGTTAGAGCAACCGGTCCACTTCTAGATGGATTCagcattctttttctttttcttagcgGATGCAATGAATGTGCACGTTTTCTGAATTCCTAGATGATGGGAAGTTTGTAAAAAGCTTTTATATATGAAATTCTTGGGATATTGATTTAAATCTATTTCTCAACTatataatagctaattcattatatattttaaataactATCATAAATCATCCATCTATTCAGTTATTCCGCAGGAAAGAACACACCCGTACATGTATAAACTACAAGCTGCTAATGGTACTGAACTTCTTGTCTTCTCATGCACGCACACTCCCTGACATTTTCCTTAcactgtttaaccattcgttttatttaaaaaaattataaaaatataaaaaacaaaaaaattatgtttaaagtattttggatgataaagtaagtcacaaataaatatataataattttaatttttttaataagacaaataatcaaacagtgtaaataaaaaagtcaaaatcacttatattaagggacggagggagtatatatgcgTGCATATATGTCAACCGTGAGGCGCGTACTGCATGCGTAGTACAGGTTCTTTCTTGACGGAGTCTGATGTGAAATTTCGACTGACAGATGCATggtttgtcctaaaataaagcGGTTAAAGTTGCACCTGAGAGGTGTGACTAAAGTGCCGGTGACTTGAATATTATCAGTTTTTGCAACTTCTCGTCCTGAGGAAAAGTTAATTATAGCTCAAATTAATACCATGAGTTTTAGATGGGTCAATCCACGCACGTTGATTATTAGCGAACATGCCAAATTTATAGTGGTTCTGGTATGTGTAGGCCTCACTATTTCTTTTTTGATGGATATAGGCCTCACAATTAGCCTGCAGggatatataagtatatatagtcaacagctaacagcttggtcaacGATCATCGATCATATCACGATAATGATATGCGACCGTGTGTGTGACTAAATTTGATCAGCTAGCACACAGAAGACCCGTATAAAAATGTAAGTCACATACTTCATTCGTCCCTAAATAAAGATTTCTAGATTTTAATTTACTcttatcttaaaataaattaatttcttTTGTCTTATCTATCTATGTGACTGTCTACAAATAAGAAGATTTATCCCCgctactatatactccctccttccctaaatgtttgacgccattgactttttaaaatatgtttgaccgttcgtcttattcaaaaacttttgtgaaatatataaaactatatgtatacataaaagtatatttaacaataaattaaatggtaggaaaagaattaataattgcttaaattttttgaataagacgaatggacaaacatgtttaaaaaagttaacggcgttaaatatttaaggatggagggagtatatattccATTTTCGCAGATAGCCAATCGGTCCGTAAGAGCAAGTATGTATGGAAATGGCAATTTTCTTAGACGGATCGTCCGACCGCATATGAAAACCAATTATCTAAGATAGGCCGCATTACCCACCCACCTGCGAAGATTACTGTCGCATGCAGCTATGCAAAGTAATCTGCATGTGAAAACAATTTTCACATAACTGCTTGCCTTACTCAGCCGCCTCTCTTTAAGGACCACCTGTGATAATTCCTTTACACACGTGGCTTGTGCCTCCTCCCCCAAAGACCGAACTTATCACAGGCAGGCCTTCTCACGACCCAGCCATGATCTCTATAAGGGTCATCCgtgatattttttaagtagtttcATTTTAATACCTCTTATCTATCAACCTGTTAATActatttaatttctatatatgtatatgtgagGGATGTTTTAATTTTGGGATTGAGGGAGTAGTTTGCCTATTATACTAAGAAAACCTGTTTGTTTACTAAAATACATGTAACTAACAAAGTACTAGTTGCATGTATTTATAACCGTAAAATCTATTTAGAGAGTCCTCTCGTTTTTGCCTTAACCAGCGATGCCAGAACGTGTGGAGAAATCTACTATAGtgtactacatgcatgcat
This window encodes:
- the LOC4338933 gene encoding transcription factor TGAL5 isoform X4; the protein is MVQGEGSSWRMANDHDRAVPHSQAVAYGIQGHAVLAAPPANFLYRSLDYTSSRNPNSFLMPKAWILELQPAAAAYFGELEKALIHGTSAGAGVDHGMIQSDAYTESGYLAARPPTLEIFPSWPMSHLQEPYSNSQSVGSTTDSSSAQNTMSQAELVSPASMRSDSGQEQQQQEVLMVTIDDYNYKQGLGAAIATAPSFQQHAGGLDMRKHGSTRKDGKLLDAKTERRLAQNREAARKSRLRKKAYVQQLETSRIRLQQIEQELQRARSQGLFPGGCSAPGDMSSGAVMFDMDYTRWIDDDSKCMAELQGALQAQLPDGNLGAIVEECMRHYDELFHLRAVLASSDVFHLMTGMWAAPAERCFLWMAGFRPSEILKMLIPQLDPLTEQQLMGMCSLQQSSEQTEEALAQGLHQLHQSLADAVGGGPLNDGADVANYTGLMALALGRLENLESFYRQADNLRQETLHHMRRILTTRQTARCFLSIGEYNRRLRALSSLWASRPRENFIATENVSPTGTEFQVIQQSQQNQFSGF
- the LOC4338933 gene encoding transcription factor TGAL5 isoform X2; protein product: MVQGEGSSWRMANDHDRAVPHSQAVAYGIQGHAVLAAPPANFLYRSLDYTSSRNPNSFLMPKAWILELQPAAAAYFGELEKALIHGTSAGAGVDHGMIQSDAYTESAGYLAARPPTLEIFPSWPMSHLQEPYSNSQSVGSTTDSSSAQNTMSQAELVSPASMRSDSGQEQQQQEVLMVTIDDYNYKQGLGAAIATAPSFQQHAGGLDMRKHGSTRKDGKLLDAKTERRLAQNREAARKSRLRKKAYVQQLETSRIRLQQIEQELQRARSQGLFPGGCSAPGDMSSGAVMFDMDYTRWIDDDSKCMAELQGALQAQLPDGNLGAIVEECMRHYDELFHLRAVLASSDVFHLMTGMWAAPAERCFLWMAGFRPSEILKMLIPQLDPLTEQQLMGMCSLQQSSEQTEEALAQGLHQLHQSLADAVGGGPLNDGADVANYTGLMALALGRLENLESFYRQADNLRQETLHHMRRILTTRQTARCFLSIGEYNRRLRALSSLWASRPRENFIATENVSPTGTEFQVIQQSQQNQFSGF
- the LOC4338933 gene encoding transcription factor TGAL5 isoform X1; this encodes MVQGEGSSWRMANDHDRAVPHSQAVAYGIQGHAVLAAPPANFLYRSLDYTSSRNPNSFLMPKAWILELQPAAAAYFGELEKALIHGTSAGAGVDHGMIQSDAYTESAGYLAARPPTLEIFPSWPMSHLQEPYSQNSQSVGSTTDSSSAQNTMSQAELVSPASMRSDSGQEQQQQEVLMVTIDDYNYKQGLGAAIATAPSFQQHAGGLDMRKHGSTRKDGKLLDAKTERRLAQNREAARKSRLRKKAYVQQLETSRIRLQQIEQELQRARSQGLFPGGCSAPGDMSSGAVMFDMDYTRWIDDDSKCMAELQGALQAQLPDGNLGAIVEECMRHYDELFHLRAVLASSDVFHLMTGMWAAPAERCFLWMAGFRPSEILKMLIPQLDPLTEQQLMGMCSLQQSSEQTEEALAQGLHQLHQSLADAVGGGPLNDGADVANYTGLMALALGRLENLESFYRQADNLRQETLHHMRRILTTRQTARCFLSIGEYNRRLRALSSLWASRPRENFIATENVSPTGTEFQVIQQSQQNQFSGF
- the LOC4338933 gene encoding transcription factor TGAL5 isoform X3, whose translation is MVQGEGSSWRMANDHDRAVPHSQAVAYGIQGHAVLAAPPANFLYRSLDYTSSRNPNSFLMPKAWILELQPAAAAYFGELEKALIHGTSAGAGVDHGMIQSDAYTESGYLAARPPTLEIFPSWPMSHLQEPYSQNSQSVGSTTDSSSAQNTMSQAELVSPASMRSDSGQEQQQQEVLMVTIDDYNYKQGLGAAIATAPSFQQHAGGLDMRKHGSTRKDGKLLDAKTERRLAQNREAARKSRLRKKAYVQQLETSRIRLQQIEQELQRARSQGLFPGGCSAPGDMSSGAVMFDMDYTRWIDDDSKCMAELQGALQAQLPDGNLGAIVEECMRHYDELFHLRAVLASSDVFHLMTGMWAAPAERCFLWMAGFRPSEILKMLIPQLDPLTEQQLMGMCSLQQSSEQTEEALAQGLHQLHQSLADAVGGGPLNDGADVANYTGLMALALGRLENLESFYRQADNLRQETLHHMRRILTTRQTARCFLSIGEYNRRLRALSSLWASRPRENFIATENVSPTGTEFQVIQQSQQNQFSGF
- the LOC4338933 gene encoding transcription factor TGAL5 isoform X7 — its product is MHGACMCEPSSLVSTAATSLFFVKLRVVLIGMVQGEGSSWRMANDHDRAVPHSQAVAYGIQGHAVLAAPPANFLELQPAAAAYFGELEKALIHGTSAGAGVDHGMIQSDAYTESGYLAARPPTLEIFPSWPMSHLQEPYSNSQSVGSTTDSSSAQNTMSQAELVSPASMRSDSGQEQQQQEVLMVTIDDYNYKQGLGAAIATAPSFQQHAGGLDMRKHGSTRKDGKLLDAKTERRLAQNREAARKSRLRKKAYVQQLETSRIRLQQIEQELQRARSQGLFPGGCSAPGDMSSGAVMFDMDYTRWIDDDSKCMAELQGALQAQLPDGNLGAIVEECMRHYDELFHLRAVLASSDVFHLMTGMWAAPAERCFLWMAGFRPSEILKMLIPQLDPLTEQQLMGMCSLQQSSEQTEEALAQGLHQLHQSLADAVGGGPLNDGADVANYTGLMALALGRLENLESFYRQADNLRQETLHHMRRILTTRQTARCFLSIGEYNRRLRALSSLWASRPRENFIATENVSPTGTEFQVIQQSQQNQFSGF
- the LOC4338933 gene encoding transcription factor TGAL5 isoform X10 — encoded protein: MFKRTQNLLCGTVVDETPRGIRFASVGEDKQETKQHPIMWELQPAAAAYFGELEKALIHGTSAGAGVDHGMIQSDAYTESAGYLAARPPTLEIFPSWPMSHLQEPYSQNSQSVGSTTDSSSAQNTMSQAELVSPASMRSDSGQEQQQQEVLMVTIDDYNYKQGLGAAIATAPSFQQHAGGLDMRKHGSTRKDGKLLDAKTERRLAQNREAARKSRLRKKAYVQQLETSRIRLQQIEQELQRARSQGLFPGGCSAPGDMSSGAVMFDMDYTRWIDDDSKCMAELQGALQAQLPDGNLGAIVEECMRHYDELFHLRAVLASSDVFHLMTGMWAAPAERCFLWMAGFRPSEILKMLIPQLDPLTEQQLMGMCSLQQSSEQTEEALAQGLHQLHQSLADAVGGGPLNDGADVANYTGLMALALGRLENLESFYRQADNLRQETLHHMRRILTTRQTARCFLSIGEYNRRLRALSSLWASRPRENFIATENVSPTGTEFQVIQQSQQNQFSGF
- the LOC4338933 gene encoding transcription factor TGAL5 isoform X9, with the translated sequence MFKRTQNLLCGTVVDETPRGIRFASVGEDKQETKQHPIMWELQPAAAAYFGELEKALIHGTSAGAGVDHGMIQSDAYTESGYLAARPPTLEIFPSWPMSHLQEPYSQNSQSVGSTTDSSSAQNTMSQAELVSPASMRSDSGQEQQQQEVLMVTIDDYNYKQGLGAAIATAPSFQQHAGGLDMRKHGSTRKDGKLLDAKTERRLAQNREAARKSRLRKKAYVQQLETSRIRLQQIEQELQRARSQGLFPGGCSAPGDMSSGAVMFDMDYTRWIDDDSKCMAELQGALQAQLPDGNLGAIVEECMRHYDELFHLRAVLASSDVFHLMTGMWAAPAERCFLWMAGFRPSEILKMLIPQLDPLTEQQLMGMCSLQQSSEQTEEALAQGLHQLHQSLADAVGGGPLNDGADVANYTGLMALALGRLENLESFYRQADNLRQETLHHMRRILTTRQTARCFLSIGEYNRRLRALSSLWASRPRENFIATENVSPTGTEFQVIQQSQQNQFSGF
- the LOC4338933 gene encoding transcription factor TGAL5 isoform X5, with amino-acid sequence MVQGEGSSWRMANDHDRAVPHSQAVAYGIQGHAVLAAPPANFLELQPAAAAYFGELEKALIHGTSAGAGVDHGMIQSDAYTESAGYLAARPPTLEIFPSWPMSHLQEPYSQNSQSVGSTTDSSSAQNTMSQAELVSPASMRSDSGQEQQQQEVLMVTIDDYNYKQGLGAAIATAPSFQQHAGGLDMRKHGSTRKDGKLLDAKTERRLAQNREAARKSRLRKKAYVQQLETSRIRLQQIEQELQRARSQGLFPGGCSAPGDMSSGAVMFDMDYTRWIDDDSKCMAELQGALQAQLPDGNLGAIVEECMRHYDELFHLRAVLASSDVFHLMTGMWAAPAERCFLWMAGFRPSEILKMLIPQLDPLTEQQLMGMCSLQQSSEQTEEALAQGLHQLHQSLADAVGGGPLNDGADVANYTGLMALALGRLENLESFYRQADNLRQETLHHMRRILTTRQTARCFLSIGEYNRRLRALSSLWASRPRENFIATENVSPTGTEFQVIQQSQQNQFSGF
- the LOC4338933 gene encoding transcription factor TGAL5 isoform X8, coding for MKLQGGFDLPVWEKTNRKRSNILSCGEGSSWRMANDHDRAVPHSQAVAYGIQGHAVLAAPPANFLELQPAAAAYFGELEKALIHGTSAGAGVDHGMIQSDAYTESAGYLAARPPTLEIFPSWPMSHLQEPYSQNSQSVGSTTDSSSAQNTMSQAELVSPASMRSDSGQEQQQQEVLMVTIDDYNYKQGLGAAIATAPSFQQHAGGLDMRKHGSTRKDGKLLDAKTERRLAQNREAARKSRLRKKAYVQQLETSRIRLQQIEQELQRARSQGLFPGGCSAPGDMSSGAVMFDMDYTRWIDDDSKCMAELQGALQAQLPDGNLGAIVEECMRHYDELFHLRAVLASSDVFHLMTGMWAAPAERCFLWMAGFRPSEILKMLIPQLDPLTEQQLMGMCSLQQSSEQTEEALAQGLHQLHQSLADAVGGGPLNDGADVANYTGLMALALGRLENLESFYRQADNLRQETLHHMRRILTTRQTARCFLSIGEYNRRLRALSSLWASRPRENFIATENVSPTGTEFQVIQQSQQNQFSGF
- the LOC4338933 gene encoding transcription factor TGAL5 isoform X6; the protein is MHGACMCEPSSLVSTAATSLFFVKLRVVLIGMVQGEGSSWRMANDHDRAVPHSQAVAYGIQGHAVLAAPPANFLELQPAAAAYFGELEKALIHGTSAGAGVDHGMIQSDAYTESAGYLAARPPTLEIFPSWPMSHLQEPYSNSQSVGSTTDSSSAQNTMSQAELVSPASMRSDSGQEQQQQEVLMVTIDDYNYKQGLGAAIATAPSFQQHAGGLDMRKHGSTRKDGKLLDAKTERRLAQNREAARKSRLRKKAYVQQLETSRIRLQQIEQELQRARSQGLFPGGCSAPGDMSSGAVMFDMDYTRWIDDDSKCMAELQGALQAQLPDGNLGAIVEECMRHYDELFHLRAVLASSDVFHLMTGMWAAPAERCFLWMAGFRPSEILKMLIPQLDPLTEQQLMGMCSLQQSSEQTEEALAQGLHQLHQSLADAVGGGPLNDGADVANYTGLMALALGRLENLESFYRQADNLRQETLHHMRRILTTRQTARCFLSIGEYNRRLRALSSLWASRPRENFIATENVSPTGTEFQVIQQSQQNQFSGF
- the LOC4338933 gene encoding transcription factor TGAL5 isoform X14; the encoded protein is MIQSDAYTESGYLAARPPTLEIFPSWPMSHLQEPYSNSQSVGSTTDSSSAQNTMSQAELVSPASMRSDSGQEQQQQEVLMVTIDDYNYKQGLGAAIATAPSFQQHAGGLDMRKHGSTRKDGKLLDAKTERRLAQNREAARKSRLRKKAYVQQLETSRIRLQQIEQELQRARSQGLFPGGCSAPGDMSSGAVMFDMDYTRWIDDDSKCMAELQGALQAQLPDGNLGAIVEECMRHYDELFHLRAVLASSDVFHLMTGMWAAPAERCFLWMAGFRPSEILKMLIPQLDPLTEQQLMGMCSLQQSSEQTEEALAQGLHQLHQSLADAVGGGPLNDGADVANYTGLMALALGRLENLESFYRQADNLRQETLHHMRRILTTRQTARCFLSIGEYNRRLRALSSLWASRPRENFIATENVSPTGTEFQVIQQSQQNQFSGF
- the LOC4338933 gene encoding transcription factor TGAL5 isoform X12; the protein is MIQSDAYTESAGYLAARPPTLEIFPSWPMSHLQEPYSNSQSVGSTTDSSSAQNTMSQAELVSPASMRSDSGQEQQQQEVLMVTIDDYNYKQGLGAAIATAPSFQQHAGGLDMRKHGSTRKDGKLLDAKTERRLAQNREAARKSRLRKKAYVQQLETSRIRLQQIEQELQRARSQGLFPGGCSAPGDMSSGAVMFDMDYTRWIDDDSKCMAELQGALQAQLPDGNLGAIVEECMRHYDELFHLRAVLASSDVFHLMTGMWAAPAERCFLWMAGFRPSEILKMLIPQLDPLTEQQLMGMCSLQQSSEQTEEALAQGLHQLHQSLADAVGGGPLNDGADVANYTGLMALALGRLENLESFYRQADNLRQETLHHMRRILTTRQTARCFLSIGEYNRRLRALSSLWASRPRENFIATENVSPTGTEFQVIQQSQQNQFSGF
- the LOC4338933 gene encoding transcription factor TGAL5 isoform X11 translates to MIQSDAYTESAGYLAARPPTLEIFPSWPMSHLQEPYSQNSQSVGSTTDSSSAQNTMSQAELVSPASMRSDSGQEQQQQEVLMVTIDDYNYKQGLGAAIATAPSFQQHAGGLDMRKHGSTRKDGKLLDAKTERRLAQNREAARKSRLRKKAYVQQLETSRIRLQQIEQELQRARSQGLFPGGCSAPGDMSSGAVMFDMDYTRWIDDDSKCMAELQGALQAQLPDGNLGAIVEECMRHYDELFHLRAVLASSDVFHLMTGMWAAPAERCFLWMAGFRPSEILKMLIPQLDPLTEQQLMGMCSLQQSSEQTEEALAQGLHQLHQSLADAVGGGPLNDGADVANYTGLMALALGRLENLESFYRQADNLRQETLHHMRRILTTRQTARCFLSIGEYNRRLRALSSLWASRPRENFIATENVSPTGTEFQVIQQSQQNQFSGF